The Solanum lycopersicum chromosome 8, SLM_r2.1 DNA segment TTAACAACGGTGAACAACTGAGCTTGTTCCTTGATTGCAGTGGGTGCATTACATCAGCAGAAACAGTCATGCTTGAGAAGCAGAGCTTAGATGAGTTCCTTTCCAATTTGGAAAAGGGAAGGACGGTTATTGTCTCTCTCTCACCCCAGTCTAGGGCCGCTCTCGCTGTTCATTATGGACTTTCTTCACTTCAGGTTGGTTTTGGTGCGggtattttcatatttgtagTTTACTGTCTGCTGTACATCTTCTCACCTGATATGACCGATGTGAATATTACTTCCATCTTTTTGCTCCTTGTCAGGTTTTCAGGAAGCTCACAACACTTTTTAAGTCTCTGGGTGTGAATGCTATATTTGATACCAGCTGCAGTAGAGACTTGACCCTAATAGAATCTTGTAACGAGTTCATGGAGCGATATAAACAATCCCAATGTACTAGTAGTGGTGAGTCAAAGCCACCTTTACCTATGCTTTCTTCCGCATGTCCAGGTAATGGCTTCATTTGCTTtggtatttttcttaatttctcaCTTGGTgttctatgatatgttctaatTCTACTGTTGTTGGTGTTGAAATTGTAGGTTGGATATGTTATGCTGAGAAGACCCTTGGTTCTTACATTCTTCCATACATTTCTTCAGTCAAGAGCCCCCAACAAACTATTGGTGCAGTCGTCAAGAATTTTTTATGCTCAAAGCTAAGTGTAAGGTAGCTTATTGCCATCTCATCTTTTTAGCATTATGCATTACCTGTAAACTGTgatcttccatttcttttgttgttggaCTGTCCCAAACATATTATGCATAAGCCATTTTATTGCATATATGCGCTAAgcaattatgttttttttctgttGTGCTTCCCCATCCATTTTATGCATCCtgctagaaataaaaaaaattacagagCAAATTCATGCTGGCCGTTTGATATTTCAGCATATGTGATGTTGCATTTTCGTTGGTGGAAAGTTGAAATGTTTTATAATGTTCCTAAAATTAAGCTGTAAGTTTTTGGAGCTGGTCACAGTCGATTGGTGCTTGATAGAGCTTTTTTATACAGACCAGAGGATATATACCATGTGACTGTAATGCCATGTTATGACAAGAAGCTCGAGGCTGCTCGTGAGGattttgtgtttcaagtagATACAGATAGTGAAAAAATTATGGAGGTTGATTCAGTTTTGACAACAGGAGAGGTTTTGGATTTGATACAGGTAAGAGAGTTTCCTGCTTCTCAGTATTCCATTCCTGTAGAGCACTAATGTGAGATAGCTTGCATTTGGAATATTTgcaatttttctcattttctatCTGTTGTTTACTTATAGTCAATATCTCTCCTCATTGATGTAGTTAAAAGCAGTCGATTTTCAATCCTTGGAAGAGTCCCCCCTAGATAAATTGTAAGCATTTTTATACACCTTGCATTTATATTCTCATTTCTTGATGTAAATCTTACATTTGATTGCTTATATGTACTCTTAAAGGTTCACAAATATTGATGAGAAGGGCCATCTTTATGGGGTTCATGGAAGCTCTGGAGGATATGCAGAGACCATTTATCGTCATGTTGCGAAAGTGCTTTTAGGTCAAGAAGTTAAAGGCCCTTTAGCATTCAAGACTATAAGGAACTCTGATTTCCAAGAAGTGAGCCTAGAAGTAAGTTTTGCTTCAGCATTCTCCTAGAAGCATGACTTTATAGAATGTAGTTAACATGTCCCTATAATGTTCTATCAATTCAAGTACCTGTAGGCTGAGACTGATATCTTGTGCGTAGACAATTGTATCTATAAAGTAAGGGTTTCGATCTGTTAACAAGGGTATGATTTGGTGTTTGGTCATTTGTGGAGCTGCTAATTTGATGGCTTATGTCAAAGTTTATTGTATTTGGTGGTGGATGGTGTAGCCCAATCAAGTCCTAAATAGGCTAAGCACTTGAAATGCAAATATAATTGGATGAGAGTCCAAGTCGAATCCCAGAAGGAGTAAATATGAGGTGTTCAATTGATTACTTGTAGTTAAAAAAATGTTCAATTGCACTTCCAACATTTGTTCGGGCTTTGAATTTAACTAAAAATAGCAATAGaattgaaaacaaacaaataactAACAAGAGTGTAAATCAAGTGATAAAAGGTACTAGGGTTATAGCCCCTAATTGATTTGCTTAAGCTAATGGGAAATACTTATCTTGTCTAATTGCTTGCTTATtgattatgattcaattataaTTTGATCCATTAAAATCTCATAATAGTGATGGACATACCCAATTAAGTCCACCAGAACCTGATGGAATGCTTAAAGCTCTAGTTGTTGAACGCCCAAAGTAGAGTCTAGCTATTCCTAATTTGATTCTGTTAACTGAGTTATATAATCCCTTATAAAACCCAATTCCTTGCTAATTAATTCTTACATAGTTGTAGTTCCACCTTCCCACGTTAGAACTAAGACAATTAGGTCTTAATCTTGTGTTGACCACCACAAAGTTGCCTAGTAAGACATGGAATCAATTAGATATCATAACTCAATAAACTAATGACGAACATTTAATAACCCATTGACTTGCAAACCATTTGGGTCGACGATCATAGCTGAGACTGTAGCTACTCATGCTAGAAGTGAATGAAAAGGCAACTAACAGACAATGAATGAGTCAAAGTTGGGTTGGAATCTTCAAATGGTGCTCGAGTCCTTGCTAAAAGAAGTAGAAAAACCcctcttgaaaaaaaaaaagaagtaaaacaaTGGTCCAAAACTGAAAGTGAAAATGGTGTTTTGGAGTTGTGTTTAGAATTTGCATGGCCAGATGCTGATTTTCAAATAAAGTGAAAAGATTTCCTGAAAAATGAATAATTCTCATGGCCAAACGGGTCCTAAGTTTTATAgtaattagcacaaaaaagtaGTAGGCCATTGACAACTACTGACAAGATGTCTATTGCATTGAACACAGGTGAATGATAAATCTGTCCTGAAATTTGCGTTATGTTATGGTTTCCGGAACCTGCAGAATGTTGTTAGGAAATTGaaaatggggaagtctgactacCATTTCTTGGAGATCATGGCATGCCCTTCAGGTTGACATGCTGGATCTTTCTATTTGTGAATAATAGCTTTGAGCCTTCTTGCATCAATTAACAGTTTGTTCGTCTTTAATTACCTCCCTCATGATTGTAGGATGCTTAAATGGCGCCGGACAAATAAAGCCACAACCTGGGCAGTCGGGTAAAGAGTTGATTCAGCTGTTGGAGACGGCTTATGTAGAAAATGTAAGTCACATGTTTGATAGAGTTTGTCATAATATAACCATCTTGGACTCTAGGAATTTCCTCTCCAGCTTGAAGGCTTTGCGTATAATTTGTGGCATGTCAGGAAATGTACAATGTGCAACTTGGATTGCAGAGCTTGGGAGATTCATCTCTGACTACTGTAGTAGTCAAAGATGAACATGTTGAACTGGAAGTTCACTTTTGTACTGATTTGTATGAGTGTCCCCCAACTGGGGCTTTTATCTGTCATAAAGACCTGCTTGTTTTGGTTTCTAGTTTTCCCCTGCATTACGAGATGATGAAGTTTATGAACATTGAAGCAGAttcaaatgaatgaaaatggttTTCTCTTTAGAAGTTGCAAAGCCATGATTGACGTGGGAACTCATTGTTTTCCTTGCACTTAAACTTTCTGATCTTATGAAACTGAATTGCCTCTGAATTCTCTTTGTTAATGTTTCAGGTTGTGGTTGCTGATCCTTTCAACAATCCCATCGTAATGGGCCTATACAGTGAGTGGCTTGAACAGCCTGGTTCAGAGAAAGCTAGGAGGTACCTGCATACTGAATATCATCCTGTAGTGAAAAGTATCACTTCACAGTTGCAGAACTGGTGAGAAAAACAAAATGTCAGCTTTTAACTGATTGGCTCAGTTCCAACTGTTCCCTTCTGGTGTTTTTCTGCAAGAGCTTCCCAAGCGGGTTTTGATACTACACTGAATTGTTCACAATCTATGTTAAATGAGTCCATGCACCACAATTGTAGGAGTCCAATTTTGGCAATGAGAGTGTTCACCACATAGTGTAAATATTGTCTTGCAAATTATACAGTAGTGTAGGGTGCAAAACATTGTTCCCCATCTGGATTGTAGTAATGTTGTACGCGTTTCATATCTCACAACCCCTGATCTTTGTTAATTTGGTCTCCTAGGGGTCGTTGTACAAAGATTAATAATGTAGGGATTTGTAATGCTAGGATTAATAGTGCATGGATTAGTAGTGTAGAGATTATTTTTACCAAGTGTTTGGTTAATCGTTTTTCTACCTCATTTTGTGTTTGGATtaaaacttaataattttttttccaattgtaCCCTTAGATTATTATGTATTTGGcttaaagtaaatagtttgcagacaatattattattttatgaccTTCAAACTAGCTAAGAAAGAACAACTTTGTTGTCATGTTAGCcttctttttttacttaaattatttgaaaataaataattgtcacCTTAGTACATTGTTCACTtacaaaatgtcaattttcaatttaaaaaaaaattatcaacttttaaaattgaaaagacgATAAACAATAgtacaattaaataaattatctatatttacatataaaattgtaagttgtaattttaatatgtatctaattttattgttcaaaatataaataattgaaaaattgcacaaatatatatatatatatatatatatatagtaacaaACAATTCTCTCTAAATAACTTGTAAGCTTGTCCTTATCCCATGGTATTATATACCATATATTACTAATATCTCCAAATGGAAGATATTAGTAATACATCATATAATACCACGTAGGAagtataactaatccatggattagttatacatagacACAATTTTCCACCAAATATAGTACTAAATAATACCATACATAATATATGGACTATCTGTTTTAATGCAGCCTACCAACCGACCCCTTAGTTTGTTATTCGTCAGAAGAGTGACAAGTTTTTTTATGCCTTTCCTTCCTCTAACATGGAATGTGGATTTAACTCAACCATTTGCATCTCCAATACTGGTAAAAATAGCTCTTGTTTATTGCTtataatattactaaaatatgCTAAAACTCGATAAACTATTAGATTGTcggtgtttttttaaaaagaatcgACGCATTTCCATTAGTGAtttcatgtattattttttcacataaaaatGCATAGAAACTATgcaaatctttttttaaaaattaaaaattaaaaaaattgacatttgttcgcaatttttttctttttcacaaaatttaaatggtACATTAACAATTAAATTGATAGGTTTAAATGTAATTGAGACGAAATGAAAATTGGGAGACGAGAGGTTTTGGATTCAAATGATATTTGTGGATAAAGATTCGGAAAATTAGATTGGGAATCGTTTGTATAGATTCGAGTAACCCTTGATTTTGTGTATAATAGTGTTGatacattatttatacatatgatTATATAGAACAGACGCATCATTTATAAAATGTGCATATAATGCATTTAAGGTTGTATATGTGTTGCATAATGAGTGTATGTgctatatgtataaattaagTGGTTATAGATCATATCATATAGATTTAGAAAATggataatgaaaaaataaagattatagGGCTATGCAAGGTGTGAACtgtttatttgaattataaattgCATAAGAATCCCATTTTGTATCCCTTTGGACACCAACAGAACAgcagataaaaagaaaaaaacaagaacTCTTCAAGAAAGGAAGATACTGCTTACATACAACAATAGACGACTTGTAAGGCAACAATAGCAAAACATACTGGCTAAAATATAATGTACAACATCAAATGTTTCCAGGTTCTGTGTCATTCTGCATATCCAACTCCTTGACTTCAACAACAGGGTTGTCATGTGGAGCAGCCAATAAAACCTTGTGTCTCTTATCAGCAGTTACAGCATTTGGAGACGTCGTGCTCTCACCATCAGGCAGAGATAATGACAATGCATCCATTGTGCCCCCCATTTTGGAGAAAGAAGCACTTGCCTTCTCAGTTTCTGGCAGACTGGGAGGGGTACCTTTTTGTGATCCGTCAGCTTCAGAGTATGGTGCATTGCCCAAAGTTGATAATGGGGAACCATCTGGTTCAGAGCTTTTACTCATCCCATCTTTTCCTACACCTACAACAGAGTTAACAATCAGCTTGGAAAGGACACAAAAATGCATACACTACTAATGTtgacaaaaataatgaaactaGTTGATCACCTATATTGGAAGCTGTCGCAGGAGATGCATTTGCACTTGAAGGCCACATGCTTCCACTTCCTTTTTTTATCCTTGACTGCAAGGAAAGCAGCATTCAATTTCATCAGTTGTAGAGAAATGATCATATCTATACCgtctttttttccccttttaacCTTCTTCTACATGCTCTTAATAGCCAAACAAAAAGCATCCTGAACTAGTATGATAGGCtaatagaaaaaaagaattatgttgCATGGACTCAATAAGGAAGGATGTAATACCTTCGAGTTCTCTTCACAATACTTAATAGAAGCTGAAACACTTGTGCAGTGGCCATGCAGAAGAGTGTAGGCCCACAAAATTAGCTTCCGTGAAGTGTTCATATCAAGTATGTCAACCGCGTCTATCCCAGGTTGGATATATGTTTCTGTAGCAAATTGAGATGGCACCATATAAAGGTTTATACCTGATGGAAGCAATGCACAATATGTGTCCTTGTAGAAATTATAGCAAGACCTAAGCAACATAGAAGCAGTTTCCAGATCTTCATCTGCAGCTCTCTTTactattacattttttattttagacaaTGACGGGTTCCACTTCCTCTCAAGATCCTTCACATGATTCATGTCTTCAAAAGATGAACACCATAATTCATCCAGTTGGAGATCAACACAAAGCAGTTGTGAGTTCTCTAATCCATTAACTGGTGAATTTGGACCTTGGACTTCACTGGAGAGTCTTGAATGCAAAGGCGTTATTAAAGCCATGCTAATTACAAGTGATCGACACCAAGCAGCAGAAACATGCTTATGAACTTTTGCGCAGTTACTACTCGACAGCTTTGGGTTCTTCAAACGCTTGCGTATCTTCTCATTTATTCCTTCAAGTGTTTCAACTTTGATATTTTGCTCTAAGGACTGGATATATCGATAAAGATATCTGCAAGGAATGTCAGAATGTTTGCATAAGCAAACTGTTTTAACTGTAATCAGGCAGTGGACTCCATAGCTTTAACGGATTCAAAACTGTATTCCACAAATGCTCATTTTGTTTAAAGCCCAATCCAACAGTTGGGATAAACAATAGATACTTCTGGGATATACTGGAAAACTCATACattctcaaaaatgaaaaatatattaagtacTTGATCTGAGGACAATATCTTCATAGTTCATGTACTTGTATGAGAATATTGACCAACCAGCTGAGAACGCATATATAAGTGCTAATCCTATTCAGATTGTTATCAAATAACACCTATTTCTTGCAGTTCCTATATGTGCACCAACACATTTATAGAAACAAgataatacaattttcttttgcTAATCCAGATATAAGGGGCATGGCGATAAATATCCAAAACAAATCCTTCTCTCTAGTGTGTCTTTACATCAAAAcacattaaaacaaaatatctcATTTACCATAGTAGAGAAGAAATTATCTTGGCAAGGGTGtgcctagtggtcaatgaagtggttgagaaCCATGAGGTCTCAGGTTCAATTCTCAGCGGAGGcaaaaaacactaggtgattcttcccaTCTGTCCTAGCATTGGTGGACAGTTACCTGATACCTATTGCTGGTGGGAAGGTGGGGGGTATCCCATGGAACCAGTCGAGGTGTGAAAGCTGGCCCAAACACCACGGtcatcaaaaaagaaaagaatttatCCTGAACATAGTCCTGATATTAAAGAGCAATTAATTCCTTTCCTTATATCATTGTTATTTATCTCCCCTTGCAACTGGTGTAGATCAATATTGAGTCTACAGAGGAGGTAGGGAAAAAATCCTTTTCTAGTtacaatagagagagaaaacaagttttattttttcaattgcaATGTGAGCGAAGTTGAAGACCACAGTAAAATATCAACTTGGTACAGCATACATAAAGTTGGGATCACTTTAAAAGGACTTACCCAAATAAGCAGCTCTCTGTCAACTCGGAGCTCTTTATTTCTGGCAAGCAACAAATATCAGACCACATGGTGACCTGTTCCATGAACAGAGAGAACATTTTCTCCAGATGATGCTCACTTGAGTTGCTAGCAGCACAAGATTTACTGTCACTCTGATGTATAGATGAAATTAATGCCTTTAAGTATCGTCCAAGGGCAACTGGTATGAGATCCTCAAGACACGAGGAGAACTGGATGAAATATATATACGTATGTTAGACAAGAGAGTTTTGATTAAATAGAAATGGAGATGAACCAAATTTATAAGAGTGGGATGAATTGATTAAATGTAGTACGGGCAGAGCTTTAGGCTTCATGTTGGTATCCAATAGAACAGGCAACAACGAGAGAATTGAAGAATTGAGGATCTAATTTGAATATCCTAACAATATGAAGTTTAAACTGATGATATGTAACATAGAATAAATGTTCTTTCAAGCACTTTTCATGTTTTTCCTGCATTATGTTCCATGGCATTATAAATGGTAAGACAACTTTTTTTGATAAAGAGAAATGGTAAGACAACACTCTTTGCAATAAACTGTAATTCCAACTTGTAGAGCTCTAAGATATGGCATGAGAAATGCTTTtcctataaataataaaactgCGCATTTTTGTCACAAAGTTTAGCCATAAGAAATGCTTTCTTATTCTTATAAATAAACTAGTTCTGGAAACGTGCCTTGCACGTTTGACCTTTGttactattataatttatataagacCATCTCTTGTTGATATAAAATTACTCAACATTGTCTGAAGTACTCCTATATGTGTTTTTGTGCATATAAAATACTCTTTCTAGTGTTTAATTTCTGTctaaaacataaatatcaaaaaaaatttaggggGATAATGAACAACttgtaaaaatagaaatatatttttaccaaTTAGAATCATCACTCAAAAATTCTAAGTTCCGAGGCTTAAGTTTCTTCGAATATAAATACTCCGActatcattaaaataaaaagatgaatgAAGGGcacaaacaaataagaaaagtagtgactaataaaaaaatattacatgagAACTATTAGATGATGTGTTTTTCCAacaatcatgaaaataaaaaaatgaacgaAGGCAcgaatcaaaaagaaaaataatgaccaataaaaaaatattatataagaacTGTTAGATTATGAAACAAAAGGTGCAgtggattaatatatttatccaGAGAGAAATTAAGTAGAAGAAAGGGTTTGAATGAATGTGTATAATGGTAGAACATAAAAGGTTTATCAATCAAATTCATTGAGAAAGGGAAAATGATAATTTGTAACATCTAATCATGTATTGGTCAAGTTCAATTGTtattaatgatttaattttaaaaaatagtgaaagacttttttaatttaaaaaatgggtGAAGGACATTTTCGTAATCTAACTTTGAACTTAAATCcttccacttataataatatgtgATAAAGCAGTGAATTTTCAAAATCACCCTCAAAGAGGCTTATTAATAATTGCAACCTCAGAAAGGGTCGATGCAATAAGGAGAAGTGTACAAAGAAGAATATGTTATTTTCATTAGGATAAATATTGATGCTGCTAGTCATTGTGAACAATGTATGCAGCCAATTCATATGGAAGTGTGTACCCTCTTATCTGTCCTGAGACAGAAATAAGCCCGATCAAGGGTGCAAATGTCTCCTGTCTCCTCCAGCAGTTTTAAATAGAATAATATGTACTTGCGGATGCAAGTAATGAACTTCCGAGAACTTTCTGCCAAGTTAACTTCTAGGGCTCTCTTGTTCCCTGAGCAACCTTGGGTTCTGCGCCTGTAATATGAGGAAAAAAATGATCAGCTAATGAGGCAAGAAATATGGCTCCAATATCTGACCAAGTAATGGACCTGAAAAGAGAATTATCTAGGAACA contains these protein-coding regions:
- the LOC101244212 gene encoding cytosolic Fe-S cluster assembly factor nar1 — encoded protein: MSQKFSATLRIGDLNDYIAPSQGCVVSLKTNSNRINKSENVGKAGALSKPVQTEPVKISLKDCLACSGCITSAETVMLEKQSLDEFLSNLEKGRTVIVSLSPQSRAALAVHYGLSSLQVFRKLTTLFKSLGVNAIFDTSCSRDLTLIESCNEFMERYKQSQCTSSGESKPPLPMLSSACPGWICYAEKTLGSYILPYISSVKSPQQTIGAVVKNFLCSKLSVRPEDIYHVTVMPCYDKKLEAAREDFVFQVDTDSEKIMEVDSVLTTGEVLDLIQLKAVDFQSLEESPLDKLFTNIDEKGHLYGVHGSSGGYAETIYRHVAKVLLGQEVKGPLAFKTIRNSDFQEVSLEVNDKSVLKFALCYGFRNLQNVVRKLKMGKSDYHFLEIMACPSGCLNGAGQIKPQPGQSGKELIQLLETAYVENVVVADPFNNPIVMGLYSEWLEQPGSEKARRYLHTEYHPVVKSITSQLQNW
- the LOC101244212 gene encoding cytosolic Fe-S cluster assembly factor nar1 isoform X1, whose translation is MLEKQSLDEFLSNLEKGRTVIVSLSPQSRAALAVHYGLSSLQVFRKLTTLFKSLGVNAIFDTSCSRDLTLIESCNEFMERYKQSQCTSSGESKPPLPMLSSACPGWICYAEKTLGSYILPYISSVKSPQQTIGAVVKNFLCSKLSVRPEDIYHVTVMPCYDKKLEAAREDFVFQVDTDSEKIMEVDSVLTTGEVLDLIQLKAVDFQSLEESPLDKLFTNIDEKGHLYGVHGSSGGYAETIYRHVAKVLLGQEVKGPLAFKTIRNSDFQEVSLEVNDKSVLKFALCYGFRNLQNVVRKLKMGKSDYHFLEIMACPSGCLNGAGQIKPQPGQSGKELIQLLETAYVENVVVADPFNNPIVMGLYSEWLEQPGSEKARRYLHTEYHPVVKSITSQLQNW